One Aegilops tauschii subsp. strangulata cultivar AL8/78 chromosome 7, Aet v6.0, whole genome shotgun sequence genomic window carries:
- the LOC109757670 gene encoding dehydrodolichyl diphosphate synthase CPT3 — MLDSLISHDPKVLTEKKPDEIIASGVVESLQNFLRKCIIAVLSYGPMPKHIAFIMDGNRRYAKSRSIKQGTGHSVGFAALMASLIYCYEMGVKYITVYAFSIDNFKRDPSEVKTLMELMEEKINELLENKNVINKVNCKINFWGNLDMLPEPVRLAAQKLMASTAENTGLVFSVCMPYNSTSEIANAVTELCKERRDMMQGQQASGRNGRPANGGACSDISVSDLDRHMYTAGCPDPDIVIRTSGETRLSNFLLWQTTFSHLQNPDPLWPEFSWRHLVWAILQYQRAYPYIEQNKDLAKKQL, encoded by the exons ATGCTTGATTCACTTATTAGCCAT GACCCAAAGGTGTTGACTGAGAAGAAGCCTGATGAGATAATTGCCAGTGGTGTTGTTGAAAGTCTGCAGAATTTTCTGCGCAAGTGCATCATAGCTGTCCTCTCATATGGCCCAATGCCTAAGCACATCGCGTTTATCATGGACGGGAACCGCAGATACGCCAAGTCCAGAAGTATCAAGCAAGGCACCGGTCACAGCGTGGGCTTCGCTGCTCTAATGGCAAGTCTTATCTACTGTTACGAGATGGGTGTCAAGTACATCACGGTGTATGCATTCAGCATCGACAATTTCAAACGCGACCCTAGTGAAGTCAAGACCTTGATGGAATTAATGGAGGAAAAGATCAACGAGCTGTTGGAAAACAAGAACGTCATCAACAAGGTTAACTGCAAGATCAACTTCTGGGGGAACCTGGACATGCTTCCTGAACCAGTGCGGCTGGCGGCCCAAAAGCTGATGGCGAGCACCGCCGAGAACACAGGACTGGTCTTCTCCGTCTGCATGCCGTACAACTCAACCTCAGAGATCGCCAACGCCGTCACCGAGCTCTGCAAAGAACGGAGGGATATGATGCAGGGGCAGCAGGCCAGCGGCCGCAACGGCCGCCCTGCAAATGGCGGCGCATGTTCGGATATCTCGGTGTCCGACCTGGATCGCCACATGTACACCGCCGGCTGCCCAGACCCGGACATTGTGATCCGGACCTCGGGCGAGACCCGGCTGAGCAACTTCCTCCTGTGGCAGACGACGTTTAGCCATCTGCAGAACCCAGACCCCCTCTGGCCTGAGTTCTCCTGGAGGCACCTCGTCTGGGCGATACTGCAGTACCAGAGAGCCTACCCGTACATTGAGCAGAACAAAGATCTGGCTAAGAAGCAGCTGTGA
- the LOC109757680 gene encoding uncharacterized protein gives MASLASAACVCKRWGRVASDPAVFRRFGSLRRPPLVGVLVTDRGREKFPLYYHDTCFIKAPSRNNPELASAAANGDFYFMHHPDVDDDDEWRLRGCDGGFLLFSLGRYSTDLAVYDPLDRTAVFFKPPHDFRPFRYAIVADEADASFQVIAIQPDPWGDDASVVFSSRTRSWVENGSVRYRFAWPYTDGIAAGRFAYWRSNTKKDCYCEPKEEILVVDTKTMVWSYMTAPVPVGESYCVAHMPEHGGLCIVSSKEQRVLLWVSDANGGWVVKKEVSLLNHFPYLKKLRRDQWMKRVRILAMRAGYVYMEFWSIRKTDSYLLVLNLNTVKLEIFLNNGLNNEDRPYRGPAFPFFLRMAPLPAADDDKKLQDA, from the coding sequence ATGGCGTCGCTCGCCAGCGCCGCCTGCGTCTGCAAGCGCTGGGGCCGCGTGGCCTCCGACCCCGCCGTCTTCCGCCGCTTCGGCTCCCTCCGCAGGCCCCCGCTCGTCGGCGTCCTCGTCACCGACCGTGGCCGCGAGAAGTTTCCCCTTTACTACCATGATACCTGCTTCATCAAGGCGCCCTCTCGGAACAACCCCGAGCTGGCCTCCGCCGCGGCGAACGGCGACTTCTACTTCATGCACCACCCCGACGtcgacgacgacgacgagtggCGCCTCCGTGGCTGCGACGGCGGcttcctcctcttctccctcgGCCGCTACAGCACGGACCTCGCCGTGTACGACCCTCTCGACCGGACCGCCGTCTTCTTCAAGCCGCCCCACGACTTCCGCCCGTTCCGCTACGCCATCGTCGCCGACGAGGCCGACGCCTCGTTCCAGGTCATCGCCATACAGCCCGACCCCTGGGGCGACGATGCCTCGGTCGTCTTCTCCTCCCGCACCCGCAGCTGGGTGGAGAACGGCTCGGTGCGCTACAGATTTGCCTGGCCCTACACCGACGGCATTGCCGCCGGGCGGTTTGCCTACTGGCGGTCCAACACCAAGAAGGATTGTTATTGTGAACCGAAGGAGGAGATATTGGTGGTTGACACGAAGACCATGGTGTGGTCGTACATGACCGCGCCGGTGCCGGTCGGCGAATCGTACTGCGTGGCGCACATGCCGGAGCACGGCGGGCTGTGCATCGTGTCCAGCAAAGAGCAACGCGTGCTGCTCTGGGTCAGTGACGCCAATGGTGGATGGGTGGTCAAGAAGGAGGTCTCGCTGCTGAATCACTTTCCCTACTTGAAGAAGCTTCGTCGTGACCAGTGGATGAAGAGGGTGCGCATCCTGGCGATGAGGGCCGGCTATGTTTACATGGAGTTCTGGTCCATAAGGAAGACCGACTCCTATCTTCTTGTGCTCAACCTCAACACCGTCAAGCTGGAAATTTTTCTGAACAATGGGCTCAACAATGAGGATAGGCCTTACAGAGGCCCTGCTTTTCCGTTCTTTTTGCGGATGGCACCTCTGCCTGCCGCAGATGATGACAAGAAGCTTCAAGATGCTTGA